DNA from Lonchura striata isolate bLonStr1 chromosome 5, bLonStr1.mat, whole genome shotgun sequence:
TTGATTGACCAATTGGATCCATGTGTGTGTCAggactctcagcagagagaGTAACGGGTTTTCTAGTTACTTAGTGATAGTTCTTGTTAGTGTAATATAGTTttagtataatatagtataataaagtaattaattagccTTCTGATATCATGGAGTTCTGCACATCATTCTTCCCACATCAGGGATCCCAGCACCGATAATAAAACACTACTGTATGCCAGAATTGATCCCACTCATTCACAAACCTCATGGACTGTGAGGAAGAAGGACTGGAAATCCTAGGCAGAGTGGCAGGCATAGGCTCATTTGGCAACATACAACcagagaagaaatatttcatcCACTCAGGCTGTGGTGTCAACACTTTGAGGCTGAATTTACCATAACTGACTACATGGAAAAACACATTCACCAATTAGGAGCTAATTTATGAATCCATGAAACATAAGAGACTCCAAAGCAGATGTCTAAAGATGGCAATCCTTCTGTATTGCAACAAGACAGCTTGCTGGCCATGCCAACCATGAGATCTCTGTTTTCCTCAGGAGTAATAATGATTAAAATTGGTTGAAATGCCTGCCTGTGGGAATTAAAGGACAAGAAGGAATTAAGAGTTGGACTCCTACTGAGATGGTGAGACACTTGTGTGTGATAATCTTTTGAAGGCTGAACCTGAaccttaggaaaaaaacagccGAGTGCTCACACAAACTCCAGCTAGATGTAAGAAACTCAAAAAGCAAAATGTGGTGGTGCTTTATTAAGAACAAAAGATGGGAGCCTGGAATTTGAATGTTAATTAAATAATGACAAAGACTGAAAGAGGAACACAAACCAAGCAAACAGTGAAACACAGTAGTAGGAAAGAGAAGGTGAGAGGTGATGGTGACCCAGCTAGTGAAGAGATCTCTTTTATGTCTGGTTGAGATCCTATAGAAAAGGATTTCAGAATATGACATGGGCCCCTCAAAAACAAGATGATGAAGATGTTTGAAGTGAGGTGGAAAACAGACATGCACAGAAATCTACTTCACctcaaaaaatgcttttataaaagcagaaaagaacacCTGTAACTGACGTTGACATTCGTGTCATATCCAAGGGCTAGAGTTAAGATAAAGATCAACAAAAAAGTGATAAAGGGTCACAATCATTTCATAGAGGAAATGCTAGAAAGTAAACAACCCTGTCTTCCttaaaagagagggaaaaaactCCCACAAATCAGACTAATATGACATGTTTTAGTAGTGGGGAGAAAAAATCCCTTCTGAGCAGTGAAAATAAGGAGTTGTCTGAAAACTAAGCAAGCTGCACAAACTGGACATGAGTCACACTACTGCTAAAGGGAAACATTTTCTATGGTCTGAAGGACAATATCTGAAGGAAATATCTTTataaagataaatatatattttgaacATCTTTATAGTACATATCAGCATATAATAGAATACAGGCATGGCAGACTTCTCATCTATTTTGGCAGAtggcagggtttttttaaaataaaggagtGTTACTGTGTTTGAAGAATATAACAAGGCAAACAGCAAATCTATCATTTTACCCTTGCCCAAGATGCTCAGTTGTTAATTTGCTCTTTCCCTGTTCATGTCAAAAAAATTCAGGGCTCAGTTCTTCATTTGCTCTTTTCTTGTTCAAGTCGAACAAACTCAGAGCCCTGGTACGCAGCTCTCTCGTGAGATGTACTGTTGCAAGCACTCAGTTTAAATAGAAGAGACGGAGCAGCAGAACAGGATGCAGTGTCTTCACAGGGCGAAGCAGGCGCTGGGACACGCAGGGAGCCAGGAGGGTCAGAGCAGAGTCACGCATCGCCCTTGCCATTCCCGAGTCCCTCTGCTGCTTGGGCTGTGCAAGGGGAGCCCGGGGGATTCCGCCCGGGAAGGGACGAGGTAGTGCGGGGATGCGGGGATGCGATGGCACCAGGCTGGCTGTGCCGCTCACActctgctttttccctgcgCCTCGGGAATGCTgcccctgggccagggctgcagcgGTACATTTATGGCAAGGGGTCAGAGCTGCGGCTGCAGCTGCGATTCCGGCCCAAATCAGGAGAGGGGAGCACCAGGGGGGATCGCTGCGCCTCTGGGCTGTCCCCTGGAGCCCAGCACCGGCCTTCCCACCGTGCCCCTGATACCTACCCTGGCTGGGCCCGGGGGATGTCCTGAcgccccccacccccccccccccggcgggcagcgcCGGAACGCTCAACATTGCCTTTTTCGggcttctttttcctttcctccctgtatgcggatttttttttgtttgtgggttgttttttgttttgggttttttttttttttttctttttttcacttccCCTTGTCTCTCCTCGCAGCGAAGCCGCCCCGCCCATcgcggcccggctcggcccatCCCAGCCCGGCTCGGCCCATCCCGGGCGGCGGAGGAGGAGCCGGCGCGGCGGCTCCggccgggcgcggcgcggccgggcccgctGTGAGCGATGTCCctggcggagcggcggcggcaggaggaggaaggggagcgGGAAGGGGAAGCGGGGGATGGGGCCGGTGCCGGGGAGGAGATGGTGCAGATCCGACTGGGGGACAAGTGCTACCCGGTGTGCAAGAGGAAGCTGATCGAGCAGAGTGATTATTTCCGAGCGCTCTACCGCTCGGGAATGcgggaggcagggcagggccaggaggagcagctgctgcgcGGGGGGCTGAGCgccctggggctggagctggtgctggaCTTCATCAACACGTCCtgcctggccaggctggagcaggaggagggcgGCGAGGAGGAGCCGccgctgctggaggagctggtggAGGCCGCGTCCTACCTGCAGGTCACGCCCCTGCTGCGGCTGCTGCTGTCGCAGGTGCGGCTGGGCAACTGCTTCGAGCTGCACCGCCTGGCGCAGGTGTACGGCCTGCAGGACCTGCACGACGCCTGCCTGGACTTCATGGCCGCCCACTACCACCAGGTGCTGCGCCGGCCCGACGCCCGCCCGCACCTCCTGCTGCCGCCGgcgctgcagcagcagctgcgggagcggcgcATGAGGGGCGCGGCCACGCTGGTGCTGCTCGGGGACTTCAGGGGCGCCTgcccgccggggctgcccgccGGCTGGCACCCCGCGGGGGACGCGCCCTGGGCCATGCTCCGCTACGACGAGGAGGCGCGGCGGTGGCTGCCGCTGGCCAACAACGTGCCCGCCGACCTGGTGAGCGTCCGTGGCTACGGCTCGGCCACGATGGACAATTACTTGTTCATCGTCGGCGGCTACCGCATCACCAGCCAGGAGATCTCGGCCGCGCACTGCTATAACCCGTGCCTGAACGAATGGAGCCAGCTGGCCTCGATGAACCAGAAGAGGTAACTAACCTCTGCTCCCCGGGGTACGCGTGTgtctctgcctgctgctgagaTAGATCCTCTGGAGTCACATGGCGCTGGTCAGCCTTAGGGATTCGATGCAGACCTGTCTGCGGTCTGAACCACCAAACAAATCCAATGACAAAACTCCTTTCCCGCTCTCTTGTTGGTGTATTGTAACTCTAGTTAAGTATGTGACAAATATTCCTGGTCTTATTGGGGATGTACAGGCTATACCAGAGCTGGAGATGGCCAAAACAATTCAGTTGCAAGCAGTTGTCCTATGGTTTGTACTTTCAAAAAATCTGAATGTTTTGTAGACCTGCACTTCAGTGAAATACCAGGAGAACGTCAGAAAGATGTTTGGTGAGAAATTTCTCACTTGATGGGAATGTTTGGATCTGGGAATAATTAATCGGTTTTTTACCTTTATCCTTTTGAACCGTTTATTACGCATTGATGTTTTAGTTTGCATTTAGAAACACTTGCATAATTTATACTTGAAAGAGTAATAGAGACCTAGCCTTGAGGAGGGCCCAAGAGCAGAGGCCTTTTCCCTAGCCAAGGCTGTGGCTCCTCTACCTTAACCACACTTTGGAGTGATAAAAAACAGAGGCTTTAATTTCACTGAAACAAACTGGCTTTATTTCCAACATGaacttcctctttctttccattttagtaaaagtattttaaaattttttctctctgaaaaagaaaaagtaaggaG
Protein-coding regions in this window:
- the KLHL42 gene encoding kelch-like protein 42 — its product is MSLAERRRQEEEGEREGEAGDGAGAGEEMVQIRLGDKCYPVCKRKLIEQSDYFRALYRSGMREAGQGQEEQLLRGGLSALGLELVLDFINTSCLARLEQEEGGEEEPPLLEELVEAASYLQVTPLLRLLLSQVRLGNCFELHRLAQVYGLQDLHDACLDFMAAHYHQVLRRPDARPHLLLPPALQQQLRERRMRGAATLVLLGDFRGACPPGLPAGWHPAGDAPWAMLRYDEEARRWLPLANNVPADLVSVRGYGSATMDNYLFIVGGYRITSQEISAAHCYNPCLNEWSQLASMNQKRSNFKLLAVSGKLYAIGGQSLSNVECYNPENDWWNFVASMPNPLAEFSACECKGKIYVIGGYTARGRNMSILQYCPTSDSWTNLELCDMHVRKQQMLSVEETIYLVGGCILDLGPRQRPSPSEDVLTVQSYNIATKEWLYLNENSSKSGLNLTCTLHNDGVYILSRNITLSPSLEQHLFLKYNIFTDTWESLGRFPAFGQNILICSMYLPDGREV